A genomic segment from Nodularia sphaerocarpa UHCC 0038 encodes:
- a CDS encoding glycosyltransferase family 4 protein: protein MENISQLPTKIRDKTAFPDILVISHFFLPKKAVMGEYLYNRCLQDPERVVVLAAGCSGDQVFDQAQQFPVYRWTNARSWLGGFLGSFLQPAIDLVCSFFLAIKLYFRYHYRYIEWGNSYEFPALLLLSYILPIRFFIHLHGSDILASLHNPVMRSLFKLTLKRAAGIVCNSYITQDYLRKTFRLQTPTHVIQPTVRPEKFGVENNQGNLDDLRQRVRKAYNIPETAIVILSVGRLVKQKSFERVIENLPLLLNIGVDVHYILCGQGVDEPALKNLAQRLRVDKRVHLTGYVPDGELGGYYAACDLFAMLTLLDTKAYIQGFGIVYLEASYFGKPVIASRLGSVIDIVRHEENGLLVNPKSGYEVFQAFKRLCQDQPLREQLGRKGKELARRKTLHRSLYLSEPIPNGLLN from the coding sequence ATGGAAAATATCTCACAGCTGCCCACAAAAATCCGAGATAAAACCGCCTTTCCTGATATTCTGGTAATATCCCATTTCTTTCTGCCAAAAAAGGCGGTTATGGGGGAATATCTCTATAATCGTTGTCTTCAAGATCCAGAAAGAGTAGTTGTTTTGGCGGCTGGTTGTTCTGGCGATCAAGTATTTGATCAGGCTCAACAGTTTCCTGTATATCGCTGGACAAATGCTCGCTCCTGGTTGGGTGGTTTTTTGGGGAGTTTCTTGCAACCTGCGATTGATTTAGTTTGCTCGTTTTTCCTAGCTATTAAACTGTATTTTCGTTATCATTACCGTTATATTGAGTGGGGTAATAGTTACGAGTTTCCGGCGTTGTTGCTGTTGAGTTATATTCTACCCATCCGCTTTTTTATTCATCTGCATGGTAGTGATATTCTTGCTAGTTTACACAATCCGGTAATGCGATCGCTCTTTAAATTGACTCTGAAACGCGCCGCAGGAATTGTTTGTAACAGTTACATTACCCAAGATTATCTCCGCAAAACTTTTCGCTTACAAACTCCTACCCATGTCATTCAACCCACAGTCAGACCAGAAAAATTTGGTGTAGAAAACAATCAAGGTAATCTTGATGATTTACGTCAGCGCGTGCGGAAAGCGTACAATATTCCCGAAACAGCAATAGTGATTCTTTCCGTAGGAAGGCTAGTCAAGCAGAAAAGTTTCGAGCGCGTCATTGAGAATTTACCCCTACTGCTAAATATTGGAGTTGATGTTCACTATATACTTTGCGGTCAAGGGGTAGATGAACCAGCATTAAAAAATTTAGCGCAGCGCTTGCGGGTAGACAAGCGGGTACACTTGACTGGATATGTACCAGATGGCGAGTTAGGTGGCTATTATGCAGCCTGTGATCTGTTTGCCATGTTAACTTTGTTAGATACCAAAGCCTATATACAAGGTTTTGGTATTGTCTACTTAGAAGCCAGTTACTTCGGTAAACCTGTGATTGCTTCTCGCTTAGGTTCTGTGATTGATATCGTTCGTCATGAAGAAAATGGTCTTCTGGTGAATCCCAAATCTGGATATGAAGTTTTTCAAGCTTTCAAACGATTGTGTCAGGATCAACCTTTACGTGAACAACTCGGTCGCAAAGGTAAAGAATTAGCCAGACGCAAAACTCTTCACCGTTCGCTGTACCTCTCTGAACCTATTCCGAATGGTTTGTTGAACTAA